A single genomic interval of Pyrus communis chromosome 7, drPyrComm1.1, whole genome shotgun sequence harbors:
- the LOC137739973 gene encoding uncharacterized protein, whose protein sequence is MADTTAEVEQETPPPPSSCYSVILRIMSKRRTWVCMFVLVYAILLTSSWNFLKSLLSWYELQPQSSSSSYGWPALYASVLLGVVFGLLSMFAALAVMVPATLVTWIAIVVLLAFFGKPRRALVVEGRKITREIVGIVMRILLKEGNLVAAGCAVLGYFALFRRNGNEVID, encoded by the coding sequence ATGGCGGACACCACCGCAGAAGTAGAGCAAGAAACACCTCCACCGCCATCATCATGCTACTCGGTGATTCTGAGAATTATGAGCAAAAGGAGAACATGGGTATGTATGTTCGTGCTAGTATACGCCATCCTCCTTACTTCTTCATGGAACTTCCTCAAATCCTTGCTCTCCTGGTACGAATTGCAACCCCAGTCGTCTTCGTCATCGTACGGATGGCCTGCCCTTTACGCCTCGGTGCTTCTGGGGGTGGTTTTCGGGCTGCTTTCGATGTTCGCGGCGCTTGCAGTGATGGTTCCGGCCACTCTGGTGACGTGGATCGCCATCGTGGTTCTGCTGGCCTTCTTCGGGAAGCCGAGGAGGGCGTTGGTGGTGGAAGGGAGGAAGATTACGAGAGAGATTGTTGGGATTGTGATGAGGATTTTGTTGAAGGAGGGGAACTTGGTGGCTGCTGGTTGTGCTGTTTTGGGGTATTTTGCACTTTTTAGGAGGAATGGGAATGAGGTGATTGACTGA